One Paenibacillus sp. FSL H7-0737 DNA segment encodes these proteins:
- the ppnP gene encoding pyrimidine/purine nucleoside phosphorylase, with product MSQFNNATIEKAANVYYGGQVTSRTVILQDGTKVTLGIMLPGVYEFGTDGPEIMEILSGDLKVLLPGTEVWQEIKGAATFNVPGNSKFALEVFEVTDYCCSYPVL from the coding sequence ATGAGTCAGTTTAACAACGCAACGATTGAAAAAGCAGCCAATGTATATTATGGCGGACAAGTAACAAGCCGTACGGTAATTTTGCAGGATGGAACTAAGGTCACACTTGGTATCATGTTGCCTGGTGTATATGAATTTGGTACGGATGGTCCTGAAATTATGGAGATTCTGTCCGGCGATCTTAAAGTGCTGCTTCCCGGCACTGAGGTATGGCAGGAGATTAAGGGAGCAGCAACGTTCAATGTCCCTGGCAACTCAAAATTTGCGTTGGAAGTATTTGAAGTAACTGATTATTGCTGTTCTTACCCGGTTCTATAA